The genomic window CTGCCATGCCATGAAAACGCTACGTTGCTTTTTATTAACGCTGATTTTGCTGGGCGCTCCGGCACTGACGGGTTGGGCGGCCGCCACGGACGGCACCGCCTGGCTGGAGTTCACCACCCTCTCCGAGGGCTGGGCGCACAGCCCCAATCATGTGCTGGCGGTGTGGATCACGGATGCCAGGACGAATTTCATCACGACGGTGCTGAAACATGGCAACAATCGCGCGCAACACCTTTCGACTTGGAATGCCGCGCGCCGCGGAAACGCGGATGTGGATGGGGTCAGTGGCGCCACGCTGACCTCGCATGGCGTCATC from Verrucomicrobiota bacterium includes these protein-coding regions:
- a CDS encoding DUF2271 domain-containing protein codes for the protein MKTLRCFLLTLILLGAPALTGWAAATDGTAWLEFTTLSEGWAHSPNHVLAVWITDARTNFITTVLKHGNNRAQHLSTWNAARRGNADVDGVSGATLTSHGVITAAWNCRNRKGTTVPDGTYLFFAEFTEGDFQGPRAVFSFVKGPQAQSTQLARQGNFKAIKVSFVPEK